One Rhodococcus sp. P1Y DNA window includes the following coding sequences:
- a CDS encoding AMP-binding protein, whose amino-acid sequence MVGLNADAVRGPLRRAVATAQNGLEVIRLGGLETEVDPSPFKVVDREPMYRLRRYFADETSDVSKPPVVLVPPMMVSADVYDVTTENGAAGILHGMGLDPWVIDFGSPDTEEGGWSRTLADHVVAISEVVDKVHHYTGRDVHLGGYSQGGMFCYQAAAYRGGRNLASLITFGAPVDTLAALPLGIPAGVATRGAEFLADHVFTRLAVSGWMARTGFQLLDPAKTVRSRLDFLRQLHDREALLPREPQRRFLAMDGWVAWSGPAVAELLKQFVVHNRMMTGGFVIKDRLLTLSDLTVPVLAFVGEVDDIGQPLAVRGIRRAAPRAEIYESTLRAGHFGLVVGSTAAAQTWPTTGEWIRWREGLGEKPDAAYEMTYDEHPDTESGVSISNRLIHTAASIAEVGVGVGRGLAAAASGAVRGTREISTEAVRTLPRLARLGQMQPHSSVSLGRLIAEQGRKSPGGECFLFDDRVHTYAAVNGRIDNVVKGLVVSGVRPSARIGVLMETRPSALAAVAALSRIGAIAVLLPPGGDLESALRAVDVDTVIADPENLKAATLVAANVLVLGGGDSRQLDAPSGSDVTDLEAIDPDSIRLPAWFEPNPGRARELAVVLFTATDRGLEPRYVTNHRWALSAFGTATAAALGAGDTVYCLAPLHHSAGLLVSVGGALAGGSRIALSRGLDPTRFAEEVSRYGVTVISYTWAMMQSILDDEELDLDRSHPVRLFIGSGMPVNLWKRTLERFAPARILEFYASTENDVILANVGGSKVGSKGRPLPGSARVALAAYDPISGKLEEDENGFVRVCKDNEVGLLLGRPSNDGEVTSPLMRGVFEPGDSWVPTENLFRRDSDGDYWLVDRKDTVVKTVRGPVFTQPIIDAFGEVPVVQAVVVYAVATEGDARAPRWVERADEIAVCALSVRGENTLPVKTITDAVGVLLPAQRPDIVHIVDAIPLGRAYRPRASEFQKLGVPAPSARAWYYDVDSSSYRRLTKAVAAERFGAGSGGAGGSV is encoded by the coding sequence GTGGTTGGACTGAATGCAGACGCGGTCCGCGGACCGTTGCGGCGCGCCGTTGCGACTGCACAGAACGGGCTCGAGGTCATCCGATTGGGTGGCCTGGAGACCGAGGTCGATCCGTCGCCGTTCAAGGTCGTCGACAGAGAGCCGATGTATCGGCTACGGCGTTATTTCGCCGACGAAACTTCCGACGTCTCGAAGCCACCCGTGGTCCTCGTACCGCCGATGATGGTCTCCGCCGACGTCTACGACGTGACTACAGAGAATGGCGCAGCAGGAATCCTGCACGGGATGGGCCTCGATCCGTGGGTGATCGATTTCGGGTCTCCCGACACCGAAGAGGGCGGTTGGAGCCGGACACTCGCCGATCATGTGGTCGCGATCAGCGAGGTGGTCGACAAGGTTCACCACTACACGGGACGTGACGTACACCTCGGTGGATACTCCCAGGGCGGCATGTTCTGCTACCAGGCTGCCGCATACCGTGGTGGACGAAATCTGGCCAGCCTCATCACGTTCGGTGCACCCGTCGACACCTTGGCTGCATTGCCTCTGGGAATCCCGGCAGGCGTGGCGACCCGCGGCGCCGAATTCCTGGCAGATCACGTGTTCACCCGACTCGCAGTCTCGGGTTGGATGGCGCGTACGGGTTTTCAGTTGCTCGATCCCGCCAAAACCGTGCGGTCGCGACTCGACTTCCTTCGGCAGCTTCATGACCGCGAGGCTTTGCTGCCTCGGGAGCCGCAGCGTCGCTTCCTGGCGATGGACGGTTGGGTGGCGTGGTCGGGTCCAGCCGTCGCCGAGTTGCTCAAGCAGTTCGTCGTGCACAACCGGATGATGACCGGCGGTTTCGTCATCAAGGACCGATTGTTGACGTTGTCCGATCTGACCGTGCCTGTCCTGGCATTCGTCGGCGAGGTCGATGATATCGGGCAGCCTCTCGCTGTTCGCGGAATCCGCCGAGCAGCGCCTCGCGCGGAAATCTACGAGAGCACGCTGCGCGCGGGGCACTTCGGTCTTGTCGTCGGTAGTACCGCGGCGGCGCAGACCTGGCCGACGACCGGTGAATGGATCCGGTGGCGTGAGGGTCTGGGCGAGAAGCCGGACGCTGCATACGAGATGACGTACGACGAGCACCCCGACACCGAAAGCGGAGTGTCCATCAGCAATCGGCTCATTCACACGGCAGCATCGATCGCCGAAGTCGGTGTCGGTGTCGGTCGGGGGCTGGCTGCGGCCGCGAGTGGGGCGGTGCGCGGTACACGAGAAATCTCCACCGAGGCAGTCAGAACGCTCCCTCGTCTGGCTCGACTGGGGCAAATGCAACCGCATTCGTCTGTCTCTCTCGGACGACTCATCGCCGAGCAGGGTCGAAAGTCGCCGGGTGGCGAGTGCTTCCTGTTCGACGATCGAGTGCACACGTACGCAGCAGTCAACGGTCGAATAGACAATGTGGTCAAAGGGTTGGTCGTGTCGGGCGTGCGTCCGTCGGCGCGAATCGGTGTGCTGATGGAAACGCGGCCAAGCGCCCTGGCTGCCGTTGCGGCACTGTCGCGTATCGGCGCAATCGCAGTGTTGTTGCCTCCTGGCGGCGACCTCGAGAGTGCACTCCGCGCGGTCGATGTCGATACCGTGATCGCCGATCCAGAGAATCTGAAGGCGGCGACGCTGGTCGCCGCGAACGTGCTCGTACTCGGCGGAGGTGACTCTCGACAGTTGGATGCGCCGAGCGGTTCGGACGTGACGGACCTGGAAGCGATCGACCCCGATTCCATTCGGCTTCCCGCATGGTTCGAGCCCAACCCGGGGCGCGCCCGCGAGTTGGCGGTTGTCCTGTTCACAGCTACGGACAGAGGCCTCGAGCCGCGCTACGTGACCAATCACAGGTGGGCTCTCTCTGCATTCGGCACTGCCACCGCAGCGGCTCTCGGCGCCGGAGACACCGTGTATTGCCTTGCACCGCTGCATCACTCGGCCGGTCTGCTGGTCAGTGTCGGAGGTGCGCTCGCGGGCGGATCGCGAATCGCGTTGTCGCGGGGGCTCGACCCGACGCGATTCGCCGAAGAGGTCTCGCGGTACGGCGTCACCGTTATCAGCTACACGTGGGCGATGATGCAGAGCATTCTCGACGACGAGGAGTTGGACCTGGATCGCAGCCATCCGGTGCGCCTGTTCATCGGATCGGGGATGCCGGTGAATCTGTGGAAGCGCACGCTGGAGCGGTTCGCGCCTGCTCGCATCCTGGAGTTCTATGCATCCACGGAAAACGACGTGATTCTCGCCAACGTCGGCGGTTCCAAAGTCGGTTCCAAGGGACGCCCGCTTCCCGGCAGCGCACGGGTTGCGCTGGCAGCGTACGACCCGATCTCCGGGAAACTGGAAGAGGACGAAAACGGGTTCGTACGGGTGTGCAAGGACAACGAGGTAGGTCTGCTGCTCGGCCGTCCGAGCAACGACGGCGAGGTCACCAGTCCGCTCATGCGCGGGGTGTTCGAGCCGGGTGACTCATGGGTGCCGACCGAGAACCTGTTCCGACGTGACTCCGACGGTGATTACTGGCTCGTCGACCGCAAGGACACCGTCGTGAAGACAGTGAGAGGCCCTGTCTTCACGCAGCCGATCATCGACGCGTTCGGCGAGGTGCCCGTAGTTCAAGCCGTCGTCGTGTACGCCGTTGCCACGGAAGGGGACGCACGGGCGCCGCGATGGGTCGAGCGCGCCGATGAGATCGCGGTGTGCGCACTGTCGGTTCGCGGCGAGAACACCCTTCCCGTCAAGACCATCACCGATGCCGTCGGGGTCTTACTGCCCGCCCAACGGCCGGACATCGTTCACATCGTCGACGCAATTCCGCTCGGTCGGGCGTACCGGCCGCGGGCGTCGGAGTTTCAGAAGCTCGGGGTTCCGGCGCCGAGCGCACGTGCTTGGTATTACGACGTGGATTCCAGCTCGTACCGCCGGTTGACCAAAGCTGTTGCGGCAGAACGGTTTGGCGCAGGATCCGGTGGCGCTGGCGGATCGGTGTGA
- the argH gene encoding argininosuccinate lyase encodes MSEQHGTNEGSLWGGRFASGPAEAMAALSKSTHFDWVLAPYDIRASMAHARVLNGAGLLSAKDLETMLDGLQGLADDVASGAFAAAESDEDVHGALERGLIDRVGPEVGGRLRAGRSRNDQVATLFRMWLRDAVRRVSAGVLDVVDALATQAAAHPAAVMPGKTHSQAAQPVLLAHHLLAHTHPLLRDVQRFQDFDKRAAVSPYGSGALAGSSLGLSPEKIAAELGFDSSAENSIDATSSRDFAAEASFVLAMTAVDLSRLAEEIVSWSTPEYGYVTLADAWSTGSSIMPQKKNPDVAELTRGKTGRLIGNLTGLLATLKAQPLAYNRDLQEDKEPVFDSVAQLELLLPALAGLVGTLEFHVDRMAELAPAGFTLATDIAEWMVRQGIPFRVAHEAAGACVRVAESRGVGLDELTDEELASIDPSLTPAVREVLTVEGSIASRDSRGGTAAVQVASQLGGVRSAAEHARAWLASGIPTR; translated from the coding sequence GTGAGCGAACAACACGGAACCAACGAAGGCTCCCTCTGGGGTGGACGTTTCGCGTCGGGCCCAGCCGAGGCCATGGCGGCATTGAGCAAGTCGACGCATTTCGATTGGGTGCTGGCCCCCTACGACATCCGAGCGTCGATGGCGCACGCACGGGTTCTGAACGGCGCAGGGTTGCTCAGCGCGAAAGACCTCGAGACGATGCTCGACGGCTTGCAGGGTCTCGCCGACGACGTCGCATCGGGAGCATTTGCCGCAGCCGAGTCCGACGAGGACGTGCACGGCGCACTCGAGCGTGGCCTGATCGATCGAGTTGGACCTGAGGTCGGCGGTCGTCTGCGCGCAGGCCGGTCGCGCAACGACCAGGTCGCGACGCTGTTCCGGATGTGGCTGCGCGATGCGGTCCGTCGAGTGTCGGCCGGCGTCCTCGATGTAGTCGATGCGTTGGCGACTCAAGCCGCCGCCCATCCCGCTGCGGTGATGCCCGGTAAGACGCATTCCCAGGCCGCGCAGCCGGTACTACTCGCACATCACCTTTTGGCACACACGCATCCGTTGCTTCGGGACGTCCAACGGTTCCAGGATTTCGACAAGCGAGCTGCGGTGTCACCCTACGGTTCCGGGGCGTTGGCCGGGTCATCGCTCGGGCTCAGCCCGGAGAAGATCGCAGCCGAACTCGGATTCGATTCGTCCGCCGAGAACTCCATCGACGCCACGTCCTCGCGAGATTTCGCCGCGGAGGCGTCGTTCGTGCTCGCGATGACAGCGGTGGATCTGTCCCGTCTGGCGGAGGAGATCGTGTCGTGGAGCACCCCGGAGTACGGGTACGTGACGCTCGCCGACGCGTGGTCCACCGGAAGTTCGATCATGCCGCAGAAGAAAAACCCAGACGTCGCTGAACTGACGCGTGGCAAGACCGGCCGTCTGATCGGAAATCTGACCGGGTTGTTGGCGACGCTGAAGGCACAGCCACTGGCGTACAACCGCGACTTGCAGGAGGACAAGGAGCCGGTTTTCGATTCCGTCGCGCAGCTCGAATTGCTGCTGCCGGCACTCGCCGGACTGGTCGGGACGTTGGAATTCCACGTGGATCGGATGGCAGAGCTCGCGCCTGCGGGCTTCACGCTCGCGACCGACATCGCCGAGTGGATGGTCCGACAGGGGATACCGTTCCGTGTCGCGCACGAGGCGGCGGGTGCGTGCGTTCGCGTCGCCGAGTCACGGGGAGTCGGCCTCGACGAGCTGACGGACGAGGAGCTGGCGTCGATCGATCCCTCGCTGACTCCGGCGGTACGCGAGGTGCTCACGGTCGAGGGCTCGATCGCCTCGCGCGATTCCCGGGGCGGCACCGCCGCGGTCCAGGTGGCAAGTCAGCTCGGTGGCGTGCGATCGGCCGCGGAACACGCTCGGGCCTGGCTTGCATCAGGTATTCCGACGCGCTGA
- a CDS encoding argininosuccinate synthase, which produces MAERVVLAYSGGLDTSVAISWIGKETGREVVAVAIDLGQGGEDMEVVRQRALDCGAVEAVVVDARNEFADEYCLPTIQNNALYMDRYPLVSAISRPLIVKHLVEAARSHGGTVVAHGCTGKGNDQVRFEVGFNTLAPELDVLAPVRDYAWTREKAIAFAEENKIPINVSKKSPFSIDQNVWGRAVETGFLEDLWNAPTKDVYDYTQDPTANWQSPDELIIGFDKGRPVSIDGRPVSVLEAIQELNTRAGAQGVGRLDVVEDRLVGIKSREIYEAPGAMVLIRAHEELEHVTLERELGRYKRHSDQKWAELVYDGLWYSPLKDALDTFTTHTQQHVSGEIRLALHAGSIIVNGRRSGESLYDFNLATYDEGDTFDQSSAKGFVQLHGLSSKIAKKRDLGL; this is translated from the coding sequence ATGGCCGAACGCGTCGTTCTTGCCTACTCGGGCGGATTGGACACATCCGTCGCCATCAGTTGGATCGGCAAGGAGACCGGTCGAGAGGTCGTCGCCGTCGCCATCGATCTGGGCCAGGGCGGTGAGGACATGGAGGTCGTCCGCCAACGTGCGCTCGACTGCGGCGCCGTCGAGGCCGTCGTCGTCGACGCCCGCAACGAGTTCGCCGACGAATACTGTCTCCCGACGATTCAGAACAACGCGCTGTACATGGATCGCTACCCGTTGGTCTCGGCTATCAGTCGGCCGTTGATCGTGAAGCATCTCGTCGAGGCGGCACGCTCGCACGGCGGAACCGTCGTCGCGCACGGATGCACGGGTAAGGGCAACGATCAGGTTCGCTTCGAGGTCGGATTCAACACTCTTGCACCCGAACTCGACGTTCTCGCGCCGGTCCGCGACTACGCGTGGACTCGTGAGAAGGCGATCGCGTTCGCCGAGGAGAACAAGATCCCGATCAACGTCAGCAAGAAGTCACCGTTCTCGATCGACCAGAACGTCTGGGGGCGAGCCGTCGAAACCGGCTTCCTCGAAGATCTGTGGAATGCGCCGACCAAGGACGTCTACGACTACACCCAGGATCCGACGGCGAACTGGCAGTCACCTGACGAACTGATCATCGGTTTCGACAAGGGCCGCCCGGTCAGCATCGACGGTCGTCCGGTTTCCGTGCTCGAGGCCATCCAGGAACTGAACACTCGCGCGGGTGCGCAGGGAGTGGGGCGGCTCGATGTCGTCGAGGACCGTCTCGTCGGTATCAAGAGCCGCGAGATCTACGAAGCTCCGGGCGCGATGGTCCTCATCCGGGCGCACGAGGAACTCGAGCACGTGACACTCGAGCGCGAACTCGGTCGGTACAAGCGACACAGCGATCAGAAGTGGGCTGAACTGGTCTACGACGGCCTCTGGTACTCCCCACTCAAGGACGCTCTCGACACGTTCACCACGCACACCCAGCAGCACGTGTCCGGCGAGATCCGCCTGGCGCTGCACGCGGGTTCGATCATCGTCAACGGCCGTCGCAGCGGCGAATCCCTGTACGACTTCAACCTCGCGACGTACGACGAGGGCGATACTTTCGACCAGTCGTCGGCCAAGGGATTCGTTCAGCTGCACGGCCTGTCGTCCAAAATCGCGAAGAAGAGAGATCTCGGCCTGTGA
- a CDS encoding arginine repressor produces the protein MSEEVSSVPLTASTRAGRQARIISLLSAHQVRSQPELVALLASEGIEVAQATLSRDLEELGAMKLRAADGGVGVYVVPEDGSPVRGISGGTDRLSRLLGELLVSTDSSGNQAVLRTPPGAAGYLASALDRASLTEIVGTIAGDDTIFVIAREPLSGSDVADKIEKLARRAH, from the coding sequence GTGAGCGAGGAGGTGTCGTCGGTGCCGCTGACGGCGTCGACTCGGGCTGGAAGGCAGGCGCGGATCATCTCGCTCCTGTCGGCTCATCAGGTGCGCAGTCAGCCGGAACTCGTGGCGTTGCTGGCATCGGAGGGTATCGAGGTCGCACAGGCCACTTTGTCGCGAGATCTCGAAGAGCTCGGCGCCATGAAGCTGCGTGCCGCCGATGGAGGAGTCGGCGTATACGTCGTTCCCGAGGACGGCAGCCCCGTCAGAGGTATCTCGGGCGGGACCGATCGTTTGTCCCGGCTGCTCGGCGAGTTGCTGGTGTCGACGGACTCGAGCGGAAATCAAGCGGTGTTGAGAACCCCACCCGGAGCAGCCGGATACCTGGCAAGTGCTCTCGACCGGGCCTCTCTGACCGAGATCGTCGGAACCATCGCCGGCGACGACACAATTTTCGTCATCGCACGCGAGCCGCTCAGCGGTAGCGACGTGGCCGACAAGATCGAAAAACTGGCCCGACGCGCTCACTAG
- the argF gene encoding ornithine carbamoyltransferase: MALKNFLRDDDLTPQQQAEVLALAAELKRAPFSKRPLEGPQGVGVIFEKNSTRTRFSFEIGIAQLGGHAVVVDGQSTQLGREETLQDTGRVLSRYVEAVVWRTFGQRRLEQMATGTTVPIVNALSNEFHPCQVLADLQTIAERKGDLKGLRLTYFGDGANNMAHSLLLGGVTAGIDVTVAAPKEFAPLSFVLDAAKARAEETGAKITITEDPQEAATGADVLVTDTWTSMGQENDGLDRVAPFRPYRIDTELLSLAEPDAIVLHCLPAHRGEEVTDEVLDGPHSVVWDEAENRLHAQKALLVWLLEQARRP, encoded by the coding sequence ATGGCACTGAAGAACTTCCTTCGGGATGACGACCTGACGCCACAGCAACAAGCCGAGGTTCTCGCTCTCGCTGCCGAACTCAAGCGCGCGCCGTTCTCGAAGCGTCCGCTCGAAGGCCCGCAGGGCGTCGGCGTCATCTTCGAGAAGAACTCGACGCGTACGCGCTTCTCGTTCGAGATCGGAATCGCGCAACTCGGCGGTCACGCTGTCGTGGTCGACGGCCAAAGCACTCAGCTCGGTCGAGAGGAGACTCTGCAGGACACCGGACGAGTCCTCTCTCGCTACGTCGAAGCCGTCGTATGGCGCACCTTCGGCCAGAGGCGTCTCGAGCAGATGGCAACCGGTACGACAGTTCCGATCGTCAACGCACTGTCCAACGAGTTCCATCCGTGCCAGGTGCTTGCCGACCTGCAGACCATCGCCGAGCGCAAGGGCGATCTGAAAGGGCTGCGGCTCACCTACTTCGGCGACGGAGCGAACAACATGGCGCACTCGCTGTTGCTGGGCGGCGTCACCGCGGGAATCGACGTAACCGTCGCGGCGCCGAAAGAGTTCGCCCCGTTGAGCTTCGTCCTCGACGCTGCGAAAGCCCGTGCAGAGGAGACCGGCGCGAAGATCACGATCACGGAGGATCCGCAGGAAGCCGCCACGGGCGCCGATGTGCTCGTCACGGACACGTGGACATCGATGGGGCAAGAGAACGACGGACTCGATCGCGTCGCGCCGTTCAGGCCGTATCGCATAGACACCGAGCTGTTGTCTCTGGCCGAGCCCGACGCTATTGTCTTGCACTGTCTTCCGGCGCACCGCGGTGAAGAGGTCACCGACGAGGTGCTCGACGGGCCGCACAGTGTCGTCTGGGACGAGGCCGAGAACAGGCTGCACGCACAGAAGGCCCTACTGGTTTGGCTACTCGAGCAGGCACGACGACCGTGA
- a CDS encoding acetylornithine transaminase has protein sequence MTEHTSTLDLQSRWSNSLMDNYGVPRVALVRGEGAVVTDADGKQYLDLLAGIAVNILGHAHPAVIEAVTTQLSTLGHTSNLYATEPGIALAEQLLAHLGASVHGRVFLCNSGTEANEAAFKIARLTGRPNIVAAENAFHGRTMGALALTGQPDKRAPFEPMPAGVHHVPYGDVAALEAAVDSDTAAVFLEPIMGEGGVVVPPDGYLVAAREITARHGALLILDEVQTGIGRTGWFYAHQAVGIVPDVITLAKGLGGGLPIGACIGIGEAAKLLHPGKHGTTFGGNPVCASAALAVLRTLADEDLISHADRLGKVITHSIEDLNHPLVKHVRGSGLLLGVVLTKAIAAKAEAAARDAGFLINAAQPDVLRLAPPLVLTEEQAVSFVAALPTILDTADETD, from the coding sequence ATGACCGAGCACACCTCGACCCTCGACCTCCAGTCCCGGTGGTCGAACTCGTTGATGGACAACTACGGTGTGCCGCGTGTTGCTCTGGTTCGCGGCGAAGGTGCGGTGGTGACCGACGCCGACGGCAAGCAATACCTCGATCTGCTCGCCGGCATTGCCGTCAACATCCTCGGTCATGCACATCCGGCGGTGATCGAGGCAGTCACGACTCAGCTCTCCACGCTCGGTCACACGTCCAACCTGTACGCAACGGAACCGGGTATTGCACTGGCCGAACAGCTCCTGGCGCACCTGGGCGCGAGCGTGCACGGTCGTGTGTTCCTGTGTAACTCGGGAACCGAAGCAAACGAGGCAGCGTTCAAGATCGCGCGGCTCACCGGTCGGCCCAACATCGTGGCGGCCGAAAACGCGTTCCACGGACGGACGATGGGTGCGTTGGCGCTCACGGGCCAGCCCGACAAGCGTGCGCCGTTCGAGCCCATGCCTGCGGGCGTTCACCATGTTCCGTACGGCGACGTCGCCGCCCTCGAGGCGGCAGTCGACTCCGACACAGCAGCAGTGTTCCTCGAACCGATCATGGGCGAAGGAGGTGTCGTCGTGCCTCCCGACGGCTACCTGGTCGCCGCCAGGGAGATCACTGCGCGCCACGGGGCGCTGCTGATCCTCGACGAGGTGCAGACCGGGATCGGCCGCACCGGCTGGTTCTACGCGCATCAAGCCGTCGGCATCGTGCCCGACGTCATCACCCTCGCGAAGGGCCTCGGCGGTGGACTGCCCATCGGGGCCTGCATCGGGATAGGGGAGGCCGCAAAACTGCTGCATCCGGGCAAGCACGGCACCACGTTCGGCGGTAACCCGGTCTGTGCGTCGGCCGCCCTCGCCGTGCTGCGCACCCTGGCAGACGAAGATTTGATATCCCACGCCGACCGGCTCGGCAAGGTCATCACGCATTCGATCGAAGACTTGAATCATCCACTCGTAAAACACGTTCGCGGGTCCGGACTGCTTCTCGGCGTGGTTCTGACCAAGGCAATCGCAGCCAAAGCCGAAGCCGCTGCACGTGATGCAGGGTTCCTGATCAATGCCGCTCAGCCCGACGTTCTACGCCTGGCCCCGCCTCTCGTCCTCACGGAAGAGCAGGCGGTGTCGTTCGTCGCGGCATTGCCCACAATTCTCGACACTGCCGACGAAACGGATTGA
- the argB gene encoding acetylglutamate kinase, translating to MTGLNLTASQKAHTLADALPWLQKFNDKIVVVKYGGNAMVDDELKRAFAADMVFLRTVGLHPVVVHGGGPQITAMLTRLGMTGEFRGGFRVTTPEVMDVVRMVLFGQVGRELVGLINSHGPYAVGISGEDAHLFTASKRSVMVEGALTDIGLVGDVTSVNPEAVLDLIDAGRIPVVSTIAPDKDGVVHNINADTAAAALAEAIGAEKLVVLTDVEGLYTNWPDRSSLTSAIDVDTLTALLPSLDAGMVPKMEACLRAVQGGVPSAHVIDGRVPHSVLVELFTGEGIGTMVEPTRPPALKPTQLTTPGSES from the coding sequence GTGACCGGCTTGAATCTGACAGCATCTCAGAAGGCACACACCCTCGCCGATGCGTTGCCGTGGCTCCAGAAGTTCAACGACAAGATCGTTGTCGTGAAGTACGGCGGAAACGCGATGGTCGACGACGAACTCAAGCGCGCGTTCGCCGCGGACATGGTGTTTCTGCGGACCGTCGGCCTGCATCCGGTCGTCGTACACGGCGGTGGTCCGCAGATCACTGCGATGCTGACCAGGCTCGGCATGACCGGCGAATTCCGCGGTGGCTTCCGAGTGACGACGCCCGAGGTCATGGATGTCGTACGAATGGTGCTGTTCGGTCAGGTCGGGCGTGAACTCGTCGGTTTGATCAACAGTCACGGTCCGTACGCGGTCGGTATATCCGGTGAGGACGCGCACCTGTTCACCGCGTCCAAGCGCTCGGTGATGGTCGAGGGCGCCCTGACCGACATCGGTCTCGTCGGCGATGTCACCTCGGTCAACCCCGAGGCAGTACTCGATCTGATCGACGCCGGGCGCATCCCTGTGGTCTCGACCATCGCTCCCGACAAGGACGGTGTCGTCCACAACATCAACGCCGACACCGCAGCCGCCGCACTGGCCGAAGCAATCGGAGCCGAGAAACTCGTCGTCCTGACCGATGTCGAAGGCCTGTACACCAATTGGCCCGATCGATCGTCGCTCACATCCGCGATCGACGTCGACACCTTGACCGCATTGCTGCCGTCACTCGACGCAGGCATGGTGCCCAAGATGGAAGCATGCCTCCGTGCTGTGCAGGGTGGTGTCCCGTCGGCGCACGTCATCGACGGTCGAGTGCCGCACTCGGTTCTCGTCGAACTCTTCACCGGCGAAGGAATCGGCACGATGGTAGAGCCCACCCGGCCGCCCGCGCTCAAGCCCACCCAGCTCACAACCCCAGGAAGTGAATCATGA
- the argJ gene encoding bifunctional glutamate N-acetyltransferase/amino-acid acetyltransferase ArgJ — translation MTETASVPGKLVRTQGVTAPAGFKGAGIAAGIKVSGKPDLALVFNEGPDTAAAGVFTLNKVKAAPVLWSQQVLSSGKLRAVVLNSGGANACTGAGGFQDTHRTAEEVATALSNWGTETGAIEVAVCSTGLIGDRLPMDKLLPGVTEVVHELAGGISGGTDAAYAIMTTDTVPKQAAFHHENKWNVGGMAKGAGMLAPSLATMLSVVTTDAVATAAELDTALRNATRLSYDRLDVDGATSTNDTVLLLASGASGVAPSQEELNAAVLAVCDDLADQMMADAEGVTKRVLVTVSGAVSEHDALIGARTVARDSLVKTALFGSDPNWGRVLAAIGIAPIELDPDRITVSFNGSPVCVDGVGAPGARDVDLSGEDISVTIDLGLGTESVSIRTTDLSHAYVEENSAYSS, via the coding sequence ATTACCGAGACCGCATCGGTGCCGGGCAAACTTGTTCGGACGCAGGGCGTCACGGCGCCCGCCGGCTTCAAGGGTGCGGGGATCGCCGCCGGTATCAAAGTCAGCGGCAAGCCCGATCTGGCTCTGGTGTTCAACGAAGGACCCGATACCGCTGCGGCCGGTGTGTTCACCCTGAACAAGGTCAAAGCTGCCCCTGTCCTGTGGTCACAGCAGGTGCTGAGTTCCGGAAAGCTCCGTGCCGTCGTCCTGAACTCGGGGGGCGCCAATGCATGTACCGGCGCAGGAGGATTTCAGGACACCCACCGCACGGCCGAGGAAGTGGCCACCGCACTGAGCAACTGGGGCACCGAGACCGGTGCCATCGAGGTAGCCGTGTGTTCGACAGGTTTGATCGGTGACCGACTACCGATGGACAAGCTCCTACCCGGAGTCACCGAGGTCGTCCACGAACTCGCGGGCGGTATCTCGGGCGGGACCGACGCAGCGTACGCGATCATGACGACCGACACGGTGCCGAAGCAAGCTGCATTCCACCACGAGAACAAATGGAACGTCGGCGGAATGGCGAAGGGCGCGGGCATGCTCGCACCGTCGCTTGCGACGATGCTGAGCGTCGTCACCACCGACGCCGTCGCCACCGCGGCAGAACTCGACACGGCACTACGCAACGCGACTCGGTTGTCCTACGACCGTTTGGACGTCGACGGCGCGACCTCGACCAACGACACCGTGTTGCTGTTGGCGTCGGGTGCATCAGGTGTCGCCCCGAGCCAGGAGGAGTTGAACGCGGCTGTTCTCGCCGTGTGCGACGACCTGGCCGACCAGATGATGGCTGACGCCGAGGGCGTCACCAAGCGTGTGCTGGTAACCGTCTCGGGAGCAGTCTCGGAGCACGACGCGCTCATCGGTGCGCGAACCGTTGCGCGTGACAGTCTGGTCAAAACTGCATTGTTCGGCTCCGATCCGAACTGGGGTCGCGTTCTCGCAGCCATCGGTATCGCTCCGATCGAGCTCGATCCCGATCGAATCACCGTGTCGTTCAACGGGAGCCCGGTGTGCGTCGACGGAGTGGGTGCCCCAGGCGCCCGCGACGTCGATCTGTCCGGCGAGGACATATCCGTCACCATCGATCTCGGTCTCGGCACCGAGTCAGTGAGCATCAGAACGACTGATCTATCCCATGCCTACGTCGAAGAGAACTCTGCGTACTCGTCGTGA